DNA from Drosophila busckii strain San Diego stock center, stock number 13000-0081.31 chromosome 2R, ASM1175060v1, whole genome shotgun sequence:
CCTGAAGACCGGTTCACTGTACCCACTGTCCGAGCAGAACTTGCTGGATTGCACCACAGTTTCTCCCTACAGCAACATGGGCTGCAATGGAGGCTACGGTGGTCGCACCCTGCAGTATGTGGTCAACAATGGTGGCGTTGACTACGAGTATTATTATCCTTATGAGGGCGTGCTCCGCAATTGCCgttacaactacaactacagaGGCGCCACCGCGCGCCAGGTCGTCAATGTTGCTGGCAATGAGGCTGCTCTGCAGGCTGCTGTTGCCGAGAAGGGTCCAGTGGCTGTCACCATTTACTCCTCCAACGCTTTCAATAGCTACAAGAGCGGCGTGTTCTTCGACAATTACTGCAACTCCTATGGCACCAATCACTTGGTGACTGTTGTTGGCTACGGCACTGACTCTTATTATGGCGACTATTGGCTAATCAAGAACTCCTGGGGCACTTGGTGGGGAGAGCAGGGTTACATGCGCATGGCTCGTAATCGCAACAACATGTGTCTGATTGCCAGCTATGGTGTCTACCCAGTGGTTTAAGCGACAAACCAATCgaaataatgcaataaaaaaaacttactttATGTAAAATTTGCGTTTTATTAAATCCATactcataaatatgcatggcGTATATAACATGCGAGGGCTTCTAATTATAAGCATAACATTTGCTATGCtttttagcaaacaaataaatatgcatgaagTCCAACAAACTCTTGTAATAAcccccgaaaaaaaaaaaaaacaaatgcttacAATTAACAAGAAGGAAAGTTTATAGGACTCTGTCTGCCTACCTTTTCATTGATTAAAATCAAACTGTTTATTAGGGTTAAAAATATAGTTGTGCCAACCACAAACGTAACCAACGactgtgtgtatttgtttaattgagtTCGGCGggctttatttgatttcttcGTTTGTCATTCTCATtagagcataaataaatgtatgcgcATCGTATACCGTTTTTATATCCTTATTTGCCTCAAGGGTAGCTTTGATCTATCAATCGACAtacattgttttgtttgccagccgttaaaatgattttaattttagattaACAGTTGGCAGCGAAAAAAATACaggaaatatatatttgctaacaCACATTAGCTTCAACGTCATGCCATTGACagtcactcactcactcagtcactcactcactcagtcagtcagtcatgtCAATAtgaggtttttttttttgggcagtAAGTAGTTTGGTTTTAATATTTGCCTTGCATGGTTCTgcttacttaatttaaaagaCACCCAACGATTATTGGTTTGAAATTGCTTAGAACACGCGAATTTTTtagaccttttttttttggtattttctATGCCcgcattgcatttgtttgagCAAATAGGTAGGCGTTGATGCAGTAAATCGTTTTGGCATAATGTCGGTTGTTAGAGCCATAATATGTGAAGGGTAAACAAGTATAACAAGCTTATATGTGGAGCTGAGGCTAAGAATAGCTTAAGCATGACGATGCGGCAAGAAAAAATAAGTGACTTTCAATGATGATCACTTTACAATTAGAGCAgcgatttgtttaaattgaaaaactaattaatagaAAAGTTTAACTATAAAACTGTCATGGCAAAgcattaaatcaaatcaatattttgaaattaaaatacattttattattgagcattgctttaattttttttaaaaatatttacaagctaaaagtaaaaacgCATTTCAagttatttatgttaaatttaataagctttaatttgaaattaaaaatgtgcagCTAACTAAATTCGTTAAGCAGCTATAgactgcataaattaaatttacgctTAGTGGCAATtctattttattcaattacaatttatttttaacacaatCTATGAGAGTTATGTactttgatataaaaaatttcagaATCAGCTTAAgcattgctttaaaattcttataaaatatttacaagctaaaactaaaaacaacattatacattaaatttaataagctttaatttaaaattgaaattatgtaCCTAACTAAATTCTTTTAGCAGCAATTAAGCTTACACCTAgtgtcaattcaattttatttcatttatttcatttttaacacAATCTCTAAGCTTTAGCAATCAATTTTTGACTGCCTGTGTGTGTTCTAACAAGCCTTTCAATATAATTCAATGTCGTTCAGCAGGCAAATCCATTAATCTTCCAGCTTGCTGCCCATTCACCCTGCCTCACATGCAATTTGTGctacttgttgctgctgccgcacaAACCTTTCACACCAGCAaccaacagccacagccacaacttTGGCTGACCAGCAGCcaacaataacattaacaaCTGCCGTATCTCTCTCACTGTTGAacctttttttatgcaatttacatAGCGTTTAGCTGCTTGCCGCAACGTTTCgcattgcatattaatattttagtcGCCCGGTTGGGGCTTTCATGCCATGTTCGGTTTCACATCTCTTAACCTGCGGTAGCCGCTGACTTCTCACGTGACATGAAAagtctttttctttttctgtgCGCAACAAGTATACTCCAAGCTGATAAATGATATTGCCTACAGTACTTGACGCGATATGCGCAGAGTTATGTACAGTGGTCATTAATAATTGTTGAAATGCAGACAAAGGCAAGCTCAAGGCTTTgttaaagttatatatatatatcatattatCTAAACTCTTTTGCTGcatatgctttgctttatagATAAGCGATCTTTAAACAGTTTCAAAAAGTTGCACACACTTGTTCAAGGTGATGATGGATTATTAGTACGTGTTGCCGGCACAGCTTTGAGGATGTGCTGCTGGttgatataaacaaaaacacacgaGACTCATTAATCCTGGCGTCAAACGGCGGCACTATCCAGGCAGTATCCCTTACTCAACGCCACGACTCATTTGTGCTAAAAACTTTTTGTGGCTTGATAAATTGCCACagcatccacacacacacacttcccTGCAGGCCAAATATCTCTGCCAGACAGCCATGTGAGTCTTTGCTTGCTCCTGCTCCTTGCTGGCATTTCAGCTTTTTGTTATAGGTAAACACTTAGCAcgtttttgctgctgatttaaATGCTCTCTACCTCTAGCTCTTTCTATTTGCCTGCGCATTCAATCATTTTTGTCGACTGAGATTTGTACATTTTGGCAAAAGGTTCAAACGCATCCCAGTCGCATTTTTTACTTATGCAAATACTTTACTCAAGCTTCCTTTTTTCAGTTGCCTTGGTTGTGTACTTATGGTGACGTCTGTTTGTCACGTTATTTtaccaaaaatttattttgtttgttttgcgcGATTGTCACGTTTTTCTCTTGATTATTTAATGCGTtcaactgcaataaaattaaacggGGCGAGTGTCTAAGAAAGAGAAAGATTCAATCAACGCGCTTTAAGTATTTagagtttataaaatttgagGGCATTAAAATTGAAGAGATATTGGCagatttaaatgcagtttgaGTTGGTATTAAAGCTGATATTAAAGCTGCTAAACTCGATTAGCATTAGCTATACTAATCAAACTTAGCAGTTGCTTTAGCATTAGAATTAcgcttatattatttatatactctACTGAGTTACTCATTGTCTGACTAGCAATAGTTCTAATGCtgcttagttgttgttatttgcctTATCGCTGCTCTGATATGCTTCAGCTCTAGTCAATCCAACAGGTTAATTCTGGCTGCACCCAACTAAAACTGACTTGGGCACAAAGTTGCTGATTTTATAGCACCCCAGCTACTACTATATTTAAAACGAAAATATTATCTACTatgcacaaaacaaaattaaaattttttttccaTCGCGAAGTTACAATTGAGCGTTTAATTGGATTCGCTATCAGTGCCGGGCGTGTATTGATTCTGCTGCATATCAACATCATTAGCATCAGCATCACTTTCAATATCTGAATCTTCAGTTTCAGCATCGCTAGTATAGGGTGTATTAATAATGGACGATGGCGTGGAGCAGCCAGATGCATCAGAAGCTGTAGCATCACTATCGCAGCTAATACAATGGCATTCATCGTTGGCCAGCGAACTAGCCAGCTCAGTGgaatcatcagcagcagcctgtcaatgcaaattagttattaactataaaataaatgctacaCACTTACATTAGTTAAGCGTTGCTGGCTTATGAGCTTAACATCATGCAGTTCTTTGATTAGAGCATTGCGTTCCATTGAATGATATTCGCGCTGTAAATTGCTTTCAGTTTGCAGCTCATTGTTGCGCTTGCGTAGTGTGTGCATTTCACTAAGCACATGATGCTGCTTGTCCACAATGGTGGTCATCATTTGCTCCAAATTCTCTATGGTTATTTCATACTCTTGCAGTTTCTTCTTAAGCAGCCAGTTCTCGGCACGACAGCCGGCCAGCTCCGAAACGCAAACTGCAATTTTGGCATCATCGGTAACAGGCGCTTGCGAGCTTATGaaacaaatgttaacaatcgaaacaatttatatatatattaaattaccTATCAATGCGCTGCTGTGGCTCTGTTTTGACTTCTTGGCTTTCTTCATTATCGCTTGTGTTTTGGCTTGCAGCTTCggcctcagctgctgctggcggcggctcAGCGTTAGCAGCAGCGTTTAGTATATATTGGCAAATGCAGGACATTTTCAACGTTTTTAGATTTTCATTGAGCTGTTTTCGACTTCAAAAtaacaactaactaactatttGTATGCTAcacttgcttaaaatttatatgtgtgatttaaaaagcaaaaattccCTAGACCCTGTCTGTAAACAGTTTACGACTTGACATTTTCACACTTTGTTTGCCAAGCTGCACAGTCTGTTGGCGGCTGTGAGTGACTCGCTCTGGCACTTAGGGTTTGTCCTTatccttgttgttgctgctgctgcagcagtctgtattcatgtgtgtgtgtgtgtgcgttggtgGATTGAAGTGCAAAATTGGTTTAAGTGTTTGccaaattggcagcaaaatagctttttcaatttatacTCGAcgtttatattcaaattgacGCGCAAGTTTTGGccataaaatgtaaactaaGCGTCTCTCGCTGCTTTTTGGCAACAAGTTGCGctaaaattgatattttttgccttgccttgccttggCTTGCACACTTAAGTTAATTTACAAGCTGCGCTTTAGCTACTTGTAATcacaataacataaataaatgttcaaGGCTTAAatgccagccacgcccactgcgtATTTCACACGCTTCAGCCACAAGAGGCAGAGCCAGAGCCCGCATAGCCCAAGAGGAAACGTGGCTCACATGCACATATCATTTATAGCCGCGATAATCATGGCTTACACCCATGCATCCGCTTTtagacacacatatattttatatgcaacacACCCAGGACGCTGCCCCACCAAACTGttattgctttggctttggctttgactttgactctTGTGGTCAGTGCCAACTTAATCGTGATGCCTAAACAACGCCAAATTACACACCAGAGGGCGCTACGCAGTGCATGTTAACATAAATTTCTTGCGCCTCTGTTGCAAGTgtagctctctcgctctaacgcTCTGTGGCTCGCTGAGCTATAAACGTTCAACTTTAAACTAGACAACACATGCAAGCGCACATTTAAAAAAGCATAAGTCATACATGgctaataaattgatttgccaAAGTGGATTAGAGTTCATTGCCTATGCCATATATacggcaataaaaaatacaggGTGCGTTACCTGAACTTTCACTACTACTTAAGTataaaatgcgaaaaaaaa
Protein-coding regions in this window:
- the LOC108595302 gene encoding crustapain, whose translation is MKVLIVLSVLVACASALEWANYKQQFEKVYKTPAEELMRKLNFEKKKLEIEEHNKRFHNGEVSYEMGLNQYSDMSYEEFAEKVTPALNPEEHEVKGNIDYTPSGRALPASIDWRTRGAVTPVKNQGTCGSCYTFAAAAALEGAYFLKTGSLYPLSEQNLLDCTTVSPYSNMGCNGGYGGRTLQYVVNNGGVDYEYYYPYEGVLRNCRYNYNYRGATARQVVNVAGNEAALQAAVAEKGPVAVTIYSSNAFNSYKSGVFFDNYCNSYGTNHLVTVVGYGTDSYYGDYWLIKNSWGTWWGEQGYMRMARNRNNMCLIASYGVYPVV
- the LOC108595750 gene encoding uncharacterized protein LOC108595750, translated to MSCICQYILNAAANAEPPPAAAEAEAASQNTSDNEESQEVKTEPQQRIDSSQAPVTDDAKIAVCVSELAGCRAENWLLKKKLQEYEITIENLEQMMTTIVDKQHHVLSEMHTLRKRNNELQTESNLQREYHSMERNALIKELHDVKLISQQRLTNAAADDSTELASSLANDECHCISCDSDATASDASGCSTPSSIINTPYTSDAETEDSDIESDADANDVDMQQNQYTPGTDSESN